From the genome of Xiphophorus couchianus chromosome 6, X_couchianus-1.0, whole genome shotgun sequence, one region includes:
- the ticam1 gene encoding TIR domain-containing adapter molecule 1 encodes MNHTELENQGTGLRAVFDILEKAPSERLLSLTFQLGESPEDTIIHALCLIILQREALALEKLQMLEDNPLANHLAEKWHSGGGKFDDFGAHCSLFEAKTGESLSSLARVFKILSEQRLCDTRLRNLAYKRAIFCECLNTSSLEYENFREEARAVCGPQFTEPMCFHSDLKSESSIDPCREISEGKATLNIAASLDESANVHCLPTPLQDSPSEPSYPTHLEISLPPTISYQGDKATAESPGNPILNPSINDNKTENVPEQIHCTLTVPQHTSTEISQFGAEKSIKIEEASMRSNESATQPLKPYTQTKSSLPAATHIILPSSTGLKSTHISKVDEEEDEEDIFYAFVILHAPEDSDVAESMKEKLEAVIGIEGATFSGDFAVPGKSTLRCVEDAVNNSAFTFLLLTRNFNSQMVEMKTNIALINSINNAHKFNTVIPLLPLENCMPKEQMPITLQTLMPLDERKNFERKLKKAFNKAKIEKQRKIWVQEQRMRRLKEKERQSLYREQQLVLGAAVQREQDSGDPGPQRLAQNIHIENANYIVIGNDSTMTVGVEGSADKGGLS; translated from the coding sequence ATGAATCATACAGAACTGGAAAATCAAGGGACAGGACTGAGGGCTGTCTTTGACATTTTGGAAAAGGCACCTTCAGAGCGATTACTCAGCCTCACGTTCCAGTTGGGTGAGTCTCCTGAAGACACGATCATACACGCTTTGTGTCTGATCATCCTCCAGAGAGAAGCCCTGGCCCTGGAGAAGCTCCAGATGCTAGAGGACAACCCCCTTGCCAACCATCTGGCTGAAAAGTGGCACTCAGGCGGAGGTAAATTCGACGATTTCGGAGCTCACTGTAGCCTGTTTGAGGCCAAGACGGGAGAGTCTTTGTCATCGCTGGCTCgggtttttaaaattttgtctgAACAAAGGTTGTGCGATACACGTCTAAGGAATCTGGCTTACAAGAGAGCCATTTTCTGCGAATGCCTAAACACAAGCTCTCTGGAATATGAAAATTTTAGAGAGGAGGCCAGAGCTGTATGTGGGCCTCAGTTTACAGAGCCTATGTGCTTCCACTCCGATCTGAAATCGGAGTCTTCCATCGATCCATGCAGGGAAATCAGTGAAGGAAAGGCAACTTTAAATATTGCTGCTTCTCTGGATGAGTCTGCAAATGTTCACTGCCTGCCCACCCCCCTGCAAGACAGTCCGTCTGAGCCTTCATACCCTACTCATCTCGAGATAAGTCTTCCTCCAACAATTTCTTATCAAGGGGACAAAGCAACTGCTGAATCTCCAGGAAACCCAATATTAAATCCTTCCatcaatgacaataaaacagaaaatgtcccAGAACAAATTCACTGTACACTCACTGTACCTCAGCACACATCGACTGAAATATCTCAGTTTGGAGCAGAGAAAAGCATTAAGATAGAAGAAGCGTCAATGAGGAGTAACGAGAGTGCAACCCAGCCACTAAAACCCTACACTCAGACTAAATCAAGCCTACCGGCTGCTACACACATTATTCTTCCAAGCAGTACTGGTCTAAAAAGCACACACATAAGCAAAGTagatgaagaggaggacgaggaggacaTATTTTATGCATTCGTTATCTTGCATGCTCCAGAAGATTCGGATGTGGCAGAGAGCATGAAGGAAAAACTTGAGGCAGTCATCGGTATCGAAGGGGCAACTTTCTCAGGGGACTTTGCCGTTCCAGGAAAGAGCACTCTGAGGTGCGTGGAGGACGCCGTCAACAACTCTGCCTTCACCTTCCTTCTGCTCACGCGCAACTTCAACTCTCAAATGGTGGAAATGAAAACCAACATTGCCCTCATCAACTCTATAAACAACGCACACAAATTTAACACGGTTATCCCCCTGCTGCCTCTGGAGAACTGCATGCCAAAAGAGCAGATGCCCATCACCTTGCAGACATTGATGCCACTGGACGAGAGGAAGAACTTtgagagaaaactgaaaaaggcttttaataaagcaaagattgaaaaacagagaaagatcTGGGTACAGGAACAGAGAATGAGGAGGTTGAAGGAAAAAGAGCGGCAGAGTCTTTACAGGGAGCAACAGCTTGTTCTTGGAGCTGCCGTACAACGAGAGCAGGACAGCGGGGATCCAGGGCCGCAGCGGCTGGCGCAAAACATTCACATCGAAAATGCAAACTATATTGTGATTGGGAATGACTCGACAATGACTGTGGGTGTAGAGGGAAGTGCCGACAAAGGTGGCCTAAgttaa